Proteins found in one Tsukamurella paurometabola DSM 20162 genomic segment:
- a CDS encoding MspA family porin — MPSRTTHALIGATAALAAALTVAPVATAAPSPAPKPASDTKPKPDDQFADSSRTVVTRDGWKMVVTKTSEALRSVPPLNRSPQSFEAFSTIGGEATVAVADPKKPPKSKVKSAVLTTGLQVGCAVTADSLTVGGSISNATNVGVTPSVTANLTGTATGQGGTSGGSGGGSVSAGVTPGISATVGDTLTETGSISGVIKPGTSKDIPYAKKNLEGPDAATYTREVRVAVDNCIGGVQVRSYATIALQTDRTDDSITTYGKPIFITRP; from the coding sequence ATGCCATCTCGCACAACACATGCCCTCATAGGTGCCACCGCCGCCCTGGCGGCCGCGCTCACGGTCGCCCCCGTGGCGACCGCGGCACCGTCGCCGGCGCCGAAGCCGGCCTCGGATACCAAGCCCAAGCCCGACGATCAGTTCGCCGATAGCTCCCGGACCGTCGTGACCCGTGACGGATGGAAGATGGTGGTCACCAAGACTTCGGAGGCGCTGCGGTCGGTGCCGCCGCTGAACCGCTCGCCGCAGTCCTTCGAGGCGTTCTCCACCATCGGTGGCGAGGCCACCGTCGCGGTCGCCGATCCGAAGAAGCCGCCGAAGTCGAAGGTCAAGTCCGCCGTGCTCACAACGGGGCTCCAGGTGGGATGTGCCGTGACTGCCGACAGCCTCACGGTGGGCGGCAGCATCTCCAACGCCACGAACGTGGGCGTGACTCCGTCGGTGACCGCGAACCTCACGGGTACCGCGACCGGCCAGGGAGGTACCTCAGGAGGCAGCGGCGGCGGTAGCGTGTCCGCCGGTGTGACGCCGGGGATTTCGGCCACCGTGGGCGACACGCTCACTGAGACCGGATCGATCTCGGGTGTGATCAAGCCGGGTACCAGCAAGGATATCCCGTACGCCAAGAAGAACCTTGAGGGTCCCGATGCGGCGACGTACACCCGTGAGGTGCGGGTGGCGGTCGACAACTGCATCGGCGGCGTCCAGGTGCGCTCGTACGCCACCATCGCGCTGCAGACCGACCGCACCGACGACTCGATCACCACGTACGGCAAGCCGATCTTCATCACCCGCCCGTGA
- a CDS encoding transcriptional regulator encodes MVAKRGRSADDEVFAASLRQLFVSAGSPTVAQVARQVGVSSGTISHWRTGRHFPSEFATIEPLLVLLTDRAHQRIRNSSGSDDAVGVLTVRQWQGLFDAAAGGEVKAPVLDQIAASAEHWAEESDSGTVEAARAVLLGCLETSVDGAVESRTSTRRPGAGGVIAELTDVGVLVEPVVRSGDDEVRSDLIAVVDSGLIEAWPRLSRWVADAYPALIVRTGLEHDAQRWSAADRPRAWLYDHTRLELTAEALTSLAAAESADDGAFRFGDATRSQIPASAIEFWDASQTAALSELRVHQIVMAVIVALSVMVLGLGIALGMVAG; translated from the coding sequence GTGGTAGCCAAACGGGGCCGGAGCGCGGACGATGAGGTCTTCGCAGCGTCGTTGCGGCAGTTGTTCGTTTCCGCGGGCTCGCCGACGGTCGCGCAGGTCGCGCGGCAGGTCGGAGTCAGCAGCGGGACGATCTCGCACTGGCGCACCGGGCGACACTTTCCCAGTGAGTTCGCGACGATCGAACCTCTGCTCGTTCTCCTGACCGACCGTGCGCACCAACGCATCCGGAACAGTTCAGGTTCCGACGACGCCGTGGGTGTGCTGACGGTGCGCCAGTGGCAGGGCCTATTCGACGCGGCCGCGGGCGGGGAGGTCAAGGCACCCGTGCTCGATCAGATCGCCGCGTCGGCCGAGCACTGGGCCGAGGAATCGGATTCCGGGACGGTCGAGGCGGCGAGGGCCGTGCTGCTCGGCTGCCTGGAGACCTCCGTCGACGGGGCGGTGGAATCCCGGACGTCGACTCGCCGCCCCGGTGCGGGTGGGGTCATCGCGGAGCTGACCGATGTGGGCGTTCTTGTGGAGCCCGTCGTTCGGTCCGGCGACGATGAGGTGCGATCGGATCTCATCGCGGTGGTGGACTCCGGGCTGATCGAAGCCTGGCCGCGACTGTCCCGATGGGTTGCGGACGCGTACCCGGCGCTGATCGTCCGGACCGGTCTGGAGCACGACGCGCAGCGCTGGAGCGCGGCCGATCGGCCGCGCGCGTGGCTGTACGACCACACCCGGCTCGAGCTCACCGCGGAGGCGCTCACATCGCTCGCGGCTGCCGAATCTGCCGATGACGGAGCGTTCCGATTCGGTGATGCGACGCGGTCGCAGATCCCGGCGTCGGCGATCGAGTTCTGGGATGCGTCGCAGACCGCCGCGCTCTCGGAACTGCGCGTGCATCAGATCGTGATGGCAGTGATCGTGGCCTTGTCGGTGATGGTGCTCGGGCTCGGGATCGCCCTTGGCATGGTCGCGGGATGA
- a CDS encoding HNH endonuclease signature motif containing protein, producing MAGMFGGVMFSIEAPRFTPVPVVFLTFWLIMVIVGRIFFTGLGKLRSAGVGAPAPEQVRAAAAVAGIVVAVGMMGFAATGPGTGVASAAPCPGGGPATCGPGPGPELTITPPAQQTTAPGGQQGNQGSGQDNNGIATSPAGSGGNNGDGIQAQTPDFGSPGGQAPNIPGNPTGQGQGLRPGQGQGNQQQSPARTTAPGQPTQTGQATQSGQPTSGQPTVTVTQTQSQCPAPGAPGSGGTPGSGGSGSDGGGSSPDGGDDSGAPSWSYLVAEAAGVMAGRRRNGGGTKPTADQAWQMWDQAKEGNRSPAEAAGLKLNPDGTSADSDYDIITVPKEDGDYQKLILMKNQNAPKQYRFPLNTPEGGRSEKNDDGSISVFDRNGEKVGQFNAPWAYDANGKEVPTWYDIEGDDMVQRIEPGPDNVYPIIADPLWDKIKSAGNSVKNFGAGVGRSVADTVEGVGQMVTNPKETAKGMAPLVGLGGDGAPGVGESWGAVGKAFIAKDDFDRGDTAYGAGKVLGNVLQTVVDPTKGAGKVASTAGKAAKAAKAAEEVAETSASTAAKTAGKAAEKAADGAGDAAQVAGKTATNVAGDAASAGTQAASTAAQSAGKAAEAAGDAAGAAARGTDSVGGGGSKTARALAEAAEEAVPPPGNILEISHPPAKWTPDQINQEIAKLVQLNIDSIINDGLVVTKPVRSGFDKIKQTFLESLGTASTNPVGRFLVPKGWNVDHIIDLQLGGANALENLQLLNASVNQSMGIRIANAIKAAGFAEGDLISEIIWKGGESLVR from the coding sequence GTGGCCGGGATGTTCGGCGGGGTGATGTTCTCCATCGAGGCGCCGCGGTTCACTCCGGTGCCGGTGGTGTTCCTGACGTTCTGGTTGATCATGGTGATCGTCGGCCGGATCTTCTTCACCGGTCTGGGCAAGCTCCGCTCGGCGGGTGTGGGTGCGCCCGCGCCGGAGCAGGTGCGCGCTGCGGCTGCGGTGGCGGGGATCGTGGTGGCGGTGGGGATGATGGGCTTCGCGGCGACGGGCCCCGGTACTGGTGTTGCTTCGGCGGCGCCGTGTCCCGGTGGTGGGCCGGCGACGTGTGGTCCTGGTCCGGGGCCGGAGTTGACGATCACGCCTCCTGCGCAGCAGACCACTGCTCCCGGTGGGCAGCAGGGTAATCAGGGGAGCGGTCAGGACAACAACGGCATCGCGACCTCGCCTGCGGGCAGCGGCGGCAACAACGGTGACGGCATTCAGGCCCAGACTCCCGATTTCGGCAGCCCCGGTGGGCAGGCGCCGAACATCCCCGGTAACCCGACGGGCCAGGGCCAGGGGCTGCGGCCCGGCCAGGGGCAGGGGAATCAGCAGCAGAGCCCAGCGCGCACCACTGCTCCCGGCCAGCCGACCCAGACGGGTCAGGCGACGCAGTCCGGTCAGCCCACGTCGGGCCAGCCGACGGTGACGGTGACCCAGACCCAGTCGCAGTGCCCTGCCCCCGGTGCACCAGGTAGTGGCGGCACGCCGGGCAGCGGCGGTTCGGGATCCGACGGGGGCGGCTCCAGCCCTGATGGCGGGGACGACAGTGGCGCGCCGTCATGGTCCTACCTCGTTGCCGAGGCAGCGGGTGTGATGGCAGGTCGCCGACGGAATGGCGGCGGCACCAAACCGACGGCTGATCAGGCGTGGCAGATGTGGGACCAGGCCAAGGAAGGCAACCGCAGTCCCGCAGAGGCGGCCGGTCTGAAGCTCAATCCTGATGGCACCAGCGCCGACTCGGACTACGACATCATCACCGTCCCGAAGGAGGACGGCGACTACCAGAAGCTGATTCTGATGAAGAATCAGAACGCTCCTAAGCAGTACCGCTTCCCCCTCAACACACCGGAAGGCGGTCGTTCGGAGAAGAACGACGATGGATCGATCTCCGTGTTCGACCGTAACGGCGAGAAGGTCGGGCAGTTCAACGCACCGTGGGCGTACGACGCCAACGGCAAGGAGGTGCCCACCTGGTACGACATCGAAGGCGACGATATGGTCCAGCGCATCGAGCCTGGTCCGGACAACGTCTACCCGATCATCGCGGATCCGTTGTGGGACAAGATCAAGAGCGCGGGAAACAGCGTCAAGAACTTTGGTGCCGGCGTAGGCAGGAGTGTTGCCGACACTGTTGAAGGCGTTGGTCAGATGGTCACCAACCCCAAGGAGACCGCGAAGGGAATGGCCCCGCTCGTCGGGCTCGGAGGCGATGGTGCACCGGGAGTCGGAGAGTCGTGGGGTGCAGTTGGTAAGGCGTTCATCGCCAAGGATGACTTCGACCGCGGTGACACCGCCTACGGCGCAGGAAAGGTCCTGGGCAACGTCCTCCAGACGGTCGTCGACCCTACCAAGGGTGCTGGCAAGGTGGCGTCGACTGCGGGTAAGGCAGCCAAGGCCGCGAAGGCCGCTGAGGAAGTCGCTGAGACATCAGCCAGTACTGCCGCGAAGACCGCCGGCAAGGCTGCGGAAAAGGCTGCAGACGGAGCGGGTGATGCAGCTCAGGTAGCAGGGAAGACCGCGACGAACGTGGCTGGTGATGCAGCGAGCGCCGGCACTCAGGCAGCGTCGACCGCTGCGCAGTCGGCCGGTAAGGCCGCGGAGGCCGCCGGCGATGCCGCGGGCGCAGCGGCGCGTGGCACAGATTCAGTTGGGGGCGGAGGATCAAAGACGGCACGTGCGCTCGCAGAGGCCGCCGAAGAAGCTGTTCCACCTCCAGGGAATATTCTCGAGATTTCTCATCCGCCCGCAAAGTGGACTCCAGATCAGATTAATCAGGAAATCGCCAAGTTGGTGCAGTTGAATATTGACTCAATTATCAACGACGGACTTGTTGTTACCAAGCCTGTTCGATCGGGGTTCGACAAGATAAAGCAGACATTCCTTGAATCGCTAGGAACTGCGTCCACAAACCCTGTGGGGAGATTCTTGGTTCCGAAGGGATGGAATGTCGACCACATCATCGACCTTCAGCTCGGTGGGGCGAACGCGCTCGAGAACCTCCAGCTTCTCAACGCATCGGTCAACCAGAGTATGGGGATTCGAATTGCCAATGCGATTAAGGCCGCGGGGTTCGCGGAGGGGGATCTCATCTCTGAGATTATTTGGAAGGGCGGGGAATCCCTAGTACGCTAG